In Pseudomonas fluorescens, a genomic segment contains:
- the xthA gene encoding exodeoxyribonuclease III, whose amino-acid sequence MKIVSFNINGLRARPHQLAALIEKHQPDVIGLQETKVHDDQFPLAEVQALGYHVYYHGQKGHYGVALLSRKEALSVHKGFASDEEDAQRRFIWGTFADENGHPVTIMNGYFPQGESRDHPTKFPAKQRFYEDLQQLLESQFSNDQALVVMGDVNISPEDCDIGIGADNAKRWLKTGKCSFLPEEREWMARLKNWGLVDSFRHLNPDVTDRFSWFDYRSRGFEDEPKRGLRIDVIMASNGLLPRVKDAGVDYDLRGLEKPSDHAPIWLELS is encoded by the coding sequence ATGAAAATCGTCTCCTTCAATATCAACGGGCTGCGGGCTCGCCCCCATCAGCTGGCGGCGCTGATTGAAAAGCATCAACCCGACGTGATTGGCCTGCAGGAAACCAAGGTGCATGACGACCAGTTCCCCTTGGCCGAAGTACAGGCACTGGGCTATCACGTGTATTACCACGGCCAGAAAGGCCACTACGGCGTGGCCCTGCTGTCGCGCAAAGAAGCCTTGAGCGTGCACAAAGGCTTTGCCAGCGATGAAGAAGATGCCCAGCGCCGCTTTATCTGGGGCACCTTCGCCGATGAAAATGGCCATCCGGTGACCATCATGAACGGCTACTTCCCTCAGGGCGAAAGCCGCGACCACCCGACCAAGTTCCCGGCCAAGCAGCGCTTCTACGAAGACCTGCAACAGCTGCTGGAAAGCCAGTTCAGCAATGACCAGGCACTAGTGGTGATGGGCGACGTGAATATTTCCCCGGAAGACTGCGATATCGGCATCGGCGCCGACAACGCCAAGCGCTGGCTGAAAACCGGCAAGTGCAGCTTCCTGCCGGAAGAGCGCGAGTGGATGGCCCGCCTGAAGAACTGGGGCCTGGTGGACAGCTTCCGTCACCTCAACCCCGATGTGACCGACCGTTTCAGCTGGTTCGACTACCGCAGCCGTGGGTTCGAGGATGAGCCCAAGCGTGGGCTGCGGATTGACGTGATCATGGCCTCCAATGGCTTGCTGCCGCGCGTCAAGGATGCCGGTGTGGATTACGATCTGCGTGGCCTGGAGAAGCCGTCTGACCATGCGCCGATCTGGTTGGAACTGAGCTGA
- a CDS encoding substrate-binding domain-containing protein, translated as MMLRVLFLLCSAFSLSAVAAPLPVPDQGPALRIQGSNTIGAALGPALVKGLMEQQGLQGVHSEPAEGANEQRVVGKTRQGKVVTIEVAAHGSSTGFVALKKSSADLAASSRPIKDSELVELEPLGDLKSPEAEQVIAIDGLAIILNPRNPLDTLNTEQLAQIFNGEISTWEALGGVGGTINLYARDDQSGTYDTFKELVLSRRGKPLAASAKRFESSEQLSDAVSRDPHGIGFIGLPYVRQAKAVAIVDGDSQPMLPLNSLIATEDYPLSRRLFFYLPPSTRNPWAKALVDFTQSSKGQAIVAANGFIAQQVQAIGVEPRASMPEDYQAIARDAQRLTVNFRFEEGSASLDNKARQDLQRVVAYIKSHDKLDKQVTLVGFGDAKSDPQRAALLSKLRAMAVRRELVKSGVVLRDIRGFGAQMPVAANTADEGRIKNRRVEVWVY; from the coding sequence ATGATGCTGCGCGTTCTGTTCCTGTTGTGTAGCGCGTTTTCCCTCTCGGCTGTTGCTGCCCCTCTACCCGTTCCCGACCAAGGCCCTGCCCTGCGCATCCAGGGCTCGAACACTATTGGCGCAGCGCTGGGGCCGGCACTGGTCAAGGGCTTGATGGAGCAGCAGGGGCTGCAAGGCGTACACAGCGAACCCGCCGAAGGCGCCAATGAACAACGGGTCGTCGGCAAGACGCGCCAGGGCAAGGTCGTGACCATAGAGGTCGCGGCCCATGGTTCCAGCACCGGGTTTGTCGCGCTGAAAAAATCCAGCGCCGACCTGGCAGCTTCATCCCGCCCGATCAAGGACAGTGAACTGGTGGAGCTCGAACCCCTGGGTGACCTGAAAAGCCCTGAGGCCGAGCAGGTCATCGCCATCGACGGCCTGGCGATCATCCTCAATCCGCGCAACCCGCTGGACACCCTGAACACCGAGCAACTGGCGCAGATCTTCAATGGCGAAATCAGTACCTGGGAGGCCCTGGGCGGTGTCGGCGGGACGATCAATCTGTACGCGCGCGATGACCAGTCCGGTACCTATGACACCTTCAAGGAACTGGTGCTGAGCCGGCGCGGCAAACCCCTGGCGGCGTCCGCCAAGCGTTTCGAGTCCAGCGAGCAACTGTCCGACGCGGTGAGCCGTGACCCCCATGGCATCGGCTTTATCGGCCTGCCCTATGTGCGTCAGGCCAAGGCGGTGGCGATTGTCGATGGTGACTCGCAACCCATGTTGCCCTTGAACAGCCTAATCGCCACGGAGGATTACCCTCTCTCCCGACGACTGTTCTTTTACCTGCCACCGTCCACACGTAATCCATGGGCCAAGGCGCTGGTGGACTTTACCCAGAGCAGCAAAGGCCAGGCGATTGTCGCGGCCAACGGATTTATCGCACAGCAGGTGCAGGCGATTGGGGTAGAGCCGCGCGCGTCGATGCCCGAGGACTATCAGGCGATCGCCCGCGACGCCCAGCGCCTGACGGTGAATTTTCGTTTCGAGGAAGGCAGCGCCAGCCTGGATAACAAGGCGCGTCAAGATCTGCAACGCGTGGTGGCCTATATCAAAAGCCACGACAAGCTCGACAAGCAGGTGACGCTGGTAGGGTTTGGCGATGCCAAGAGTGACCCGCAGCGCGCGGCGCTGCTGTCGAAATTGCGGGCGATGGCGGTGCGCCGTGAATTGGTCAAGAGCGGCGTGGTGCTGAGGGATATTCGCGGGTTCGGCGCGCAGATGCCGGTGGCGGCGAATACCGCGGATGAAGGGCGGATCAAGAATCGGCGGGTGGAGGTTTGGGTGTACTGA
- a CDS encoding acyl-CoA dehydrogenase codes for MDFAYSPKVQELRERVTAFMDAYVYPAEPVFERQVSEGDRWQPTAIMEELKAKAKAEGLWNLFLPESELGAGLTNLEYAPLAEIMGRSLLGPEPFNCSAPDTGNMEVLVRYANEEQKQRWLQPLLRGEIRSAFAMTEPDVASSDATNMAARAERQGDEWVINGKKWWTSGACDPRCKILIFMGLSNPDAPRHQQHSMILVPVDAPGVKIVRPLPVFGYDDAPHGHAEVLFDNVRVPYENVLLGEGRGFEIAQGRLGPGRIHHCMRSIGMAERALELMCKRAVSRTAFGKPLARLGGNIDKIADSRMEIDMARLLTLKAAYMMDTVGNKVAKSEIAQIKVVAPNVALKVIDRAIQIHGGAGVSNDFPLAYMYAMQRTLRLADGPDEVHRAAIGKFEIGKYVPREMMRSGQ; via the coding sequence ATGGATTTCGCCTATTCGCCCAAGGTTCAGGAACTGCGTGAACGCGTTACAGCGTTCATGGACGCTTACGTTTACCCGGCCGAGCCGGTGTTCGAACGCCAAGTCAGCGAAGGCGACCGCTGGCAGCCCACCGCGATCATGGAAGAGCTGAAGGCGAAAGCCAAAGCCGAGGGCCTGTGGAACCTGTTCCTGCCTGAATCCGAGCTGGGCGCCGGCCTGACCAACCTTGAATACGCGCCACTGGCCGAGATCATGGGCCGCTCGCTGCTGGGCCCGGAGCCGTTCAACTGCTCGGCCCCCGACACCGGCAACATGGAAGTGCTGGTGCGCTACGCCAACGAAGAGCAGAAACAACGCTGGCTCCAACCGCTGCTGCGCGGCGAAATCCGCTCGGCCTTCGCCATGACCGAGCCCGATGTGGCCTCCTCGGATGCCACCAACATGGCTGCCCGCGCCGAACGCCAGGGCGACGAGTGGGTGATCAACGGCAAGAAGTGGTGGACCTCCGGCGCCTGCGACCCGCGCTGCAAGATCCTGATCTTCATGGGCCTGAGCAATCCTGATGCACCGCGTCACCAGCAACACTCGATGATCCTGGTGCCGGTGGACGCCCCGGGGGTGAAAATTGTGCGCCCGCTGCCGGTGTTCGGTTACGACGACGCGCCCCATGGCCACGCCGAAGTGCTGTTCGACAATGTGCGCGTGCCGTATGAAAACGTGCTGCTCGGCGAAGGCCGTGGCTTTGAAATCGCCCAGGGTCGCCTTGGCCCGGGCCGCATCCACCACTGCATGCGCTCCATCGGCATGGCCGAGCGCGCACTGGAATTGATGTGCAAGCGCGCCGTCAGCCGCACCGCATTCGGCAAGCCATTGGCACGCCTGGGCGGCAATATCGACAAGATCGCCGACTCGCGCATGGAAATTGACATGGCGCGCCTGCTGACCTTGAAAGCGGCGTACATGATGGACACCGTGGGCAACAAAGTGGCGAAAAGCGAAATCGCCCAGATCAAGGTCGTGGCGCCGAATGTGGCGTTGAAAGTGATCGACCGCGCGATCCAGATTCATGGTGGCGCCGGGGTTTCCAACGACTTTCCGCTGGCCTACATGTACGCCATGCAACGTACCCTGCGCCTGGCCGACGGCCCGGACGAAGTGCACCGCGCGGCGATCGGCAAGTTCGAGATCGGCAAGTATGTGCCACGGGAGATGATGCGCAGCGGGCAGTAA
- a CDS encoding LysR family transcriptional regulator, translating into MNLSKVDLNLFIVFDAIYTEANLTRAGQIVGITQPAVSNALARLRETFNDPLFVRTAQGMVPTPMAQNIIGPVRNALSLLRVSVQESRIFNPQQAAKTYRISMTDLTEAVILPLLFQRLRRLAPTVVIESFLSKRRETTKELAAGRLDFAVDAPLNTDPQVRHVKLMEDRYVCAMRKGHPMAGKDKFTLDDYLSLTHIHISSRRNGLGHVDLALGKMGIQRKIALRSQHYLMASQVLQQTDMVMTVPERFARRHDLHWFNLPVNDVPPVETHLYWHESTDQDPANRWMREQMIELCQQVTAHEKKLDKQQA; encoded by the coding sequence ATGAATCTGAGCAAGGTCGACCTCAACCTCTTCATCGTCTTTGACGCGATCTACACCGAAGCCAACCTGACCCGCGCCGGGCAGATTGTCGGCATTACCCAACCAGCGGTATCCAACGCTCTGGCCCGCTTGCGCGAGACCTTCAACGACCCGCTGTTCGTGCGCACAGCCCAAGGCATGGTGCCCACGCCGATGGCGCAGAACATCATCGGTCCGGTGCGCAATGCGTTGTCATTGCTGCGGGTGTCGGTGCAGGAAAGCCGGATTTTCAACCCTCAGCAGGCGGCCAAGACCTATCGCATCAGCATGACCGACCTCACCGAGGCGGTGATCCTGCCGTTGCTGTTCCAGCGTCTGCGCCGCCTGGCACCGACGGTGGTGATCGAGAGTTTCCTGTCCAAGCGCCGCGAAACCACCAAGGAACTGGCCGCCGGGCGCCTGGATTTTGCCGTGGACGCGCCGCTCAACACCGACCCGCAGGTGCGCCACGTCAAGCTGATGGAAGACCGCTACGTCTGTGCCATGCGCAAGGGCCATCCCATGGCGGGCAAGGACAAATTCACCTTGGATGACTACCTGTCGCTGACCCATATCCATATCTCCAGCCGCCGAAATGGCCTGGGCCATGTCGACCTGGCCCTGGGCAAGATGGGCATCCAGCGCAAGATTGCCCTGCGCTCCCAGCATTACCTGATGGCCTCCCAAGTGTTGCAGCAGACCGACATGGTGATGACCGTGCCCGAACGCTTCGCCCGCCGTCATGACCTGCACTGGTTCAACCTGCCGGTCAATGACGTGCCGCCGGTGGAAACCCACCTGTACTGGCACGAAAGCACCGACCAGGACCCGGCCAACCGCTGGATGCGTGAGCAAATGATCGAGTTGTGCCAGCAAGTCACGGCTCACGAAAAGAAGCTGGATAAACAGCAGGCCTGA
- a CDS encoding MerR family transcriptional regulator has product MSTTYSISDLARELDITTRAIRFYEEQGLLAPERRGQERIYSARDKVSLKLILRGKRIGFSLAECRELIELYDPASGNHIQLNSMLAKIAERREQLEQQLLDIEQMKLELDTAEERCTQALAETIQGQAGH; this is encoded by the coding sequence ATGAGCACGACCTACAGCATCTCCGACCTCGCCCGCGAGCTCGACATCACCACCCGCGCCATTCGCTTCTATGAAGAACAAGGCCTGCTGGCCCCGGAACGCCGAGGCCAGGAACGCATCTACTCGGCGCGGGACAAGGTCAGCCTGAAGCTGATCCTGCGTGGCAAGCGCATCGGTTTTTCCCTGGCCGAGTGCCGTGAATTGATCGAACTCTACGACCCCGCCAGCGGCAACCATATCCAGCTCAACAGCATGCTGGCGAAGATCGCCGAACGCCGTGAACAGTTGGAGCAACAGTTGCTGGATATCGAACAAATGAAGCTGGAACTGGACACCGCCGAAGAGCGCTGCACCCAGGCCCTGGCCGAGACCATCCAAGGCCAGGCTGGCCATTGA
- a CDS encoding hydroxymethylglutaryl-CoA lyase has translation MSLPSHVRLVEVGPRDGLQNEAQPISVADKVQLVDALSAAGLGYIEVGSFVSPKWVPQMAGSAEVFAQIQRKPGVTYGALAPNLRGFEDALAAGVKEVAVFAASSEAFSQRNINCSISESLERFAPIMAAAKQHGISVRGYVSCVLGCPYEGAVAPEQVAAVARELYAMGCYEVSLGDTIGTGTAGATRRLFEVVGAQVPRDKLAGHFHDTYGQAIANVYASLLEGINVFDSSIAGLGGCPYAKGASGNVATEDVVYLLDGLGIHTGIDLEQLIRAGQQICTVLGRPTGSRVAKVRSTQ, from the coding sequence ATGTCCCTCCCCTCCCACGTGCGCCTGGTCGAAGTCGGCCCGCGCGACGGTTTGCAGAACGAAGCCCAACCCATCAGCGTGGCCGACAAGGTGCAGTTGGTGGACGCCCTGAGTGCCGCCGGCCTGGGCTATATCGAGGTGGGCAGTTTCGTCTCGCCCAAATGGGTGCCACAGATGGCCGGTTCCGCTGAGGTGTTTGCGCAGATCCAGCGCAAGCCCGGTGTCACCTATGGCGCGTTGGCACCGAACCTGCGCGGGTTTGAAGACGCGCTGGCGGCCGGCGTGAAGGAAGTCGCAGTGTTTGCGGCATCCTCCGAGGCGTTTTCCCAGCGCAATATCAACTGCTCCATCAGCGAAAGCCTGGAGCGTTTTGCGCCGATCATGGCGGCGGCCAAGCAGCACGGCATCAGTGTGCGTGGCTATGTGTCCTGTGTGCTGGGTTGCCCGTACGAAGGCGCGGTCGCCCCGGAGCAAGTGGCGGCAGTGGCTCGTGAGCTGTATGCCATGGGCTGCTATGAAGTGTCCCTGGGCGACACCATCGGCACCGGCACGGCCGGCGCCACGCGGCGGCTGTTCGAGGTGGTGGGTGCGCAGGTACCGCGGGACAAGTTGGCGGGGCACTTCCACGACACGTATGGGCAGGCGATCGCCAATGTCTACGCCAGCCTGTTGGAAGGGATCAATGTGTTCGACAGCTCTATCGCGGGCCTCGGCGGCTGCCCCTACGCCAAGGGCGCCAGCGGTAACGTCGCCACCGAGGACGTGGTGTACCTGCTCGATGGGCTGGGGATCCACACGGGCATCGACCTGGAGCAACTGATCCGGGCCGGCCAACAGATCTGCACAGTGCTGGGCCGCCCCACCGGTTCGCGTGTGGCCAAGGTGCGTAGCACACAGTGA
- a CDS encoding AMP-binding protein, translated as MDQPNPSYSRGSQDKTLLAMTIGQAFDRTVAQHPDGEALVVRHQQRRYTWRQLAETVDLHARAFLALGMQTGDRLGIWAPNCAEWCISQIASAKLGVILVNINPAYRSSELEYVLKQSGCQWLVCAGSFKTSDYHAMVQALKPDLRGVISLDPSPPPGFLPWSQLAALGAGVAPEQVRSRQASLSFDQAVNIQYTSGTTGFPKGATLSHHNILNNGYMVGESLGLTAQDRLVIPVPLYHCFGMVMGNLGCITHGTTMIYPNDGFDPLLTLTAVAEERATGLYGVPTMFIAMLDHPRRGELELSSLRTGIMAGATCPIEVMRRVIGELHMGEVQIAYGMTETSPVSLQTGADDDLERRVTTVGRTQPHLEHKIIDIDGNTVARGETGELCTRGYSVMLGYWNNPEGTREAIDDAGWMHTGDLATMDAHGYVCIAGRNKDMIIRGGENVYSRELEEFFFTHPAVADVQVIGVPDERYGEEIVAWVKFHPGHVVSALELHTWCKGRIAHFKTPKHFKFVDEFPMTVTGKVQKFRMREISIEELASRND; from the coding sequence ATGGATCAACCGAATCCGAGCTACAGCCGTGGCTCCCAGGACAAGACGCTGCTGGCCATGACCATCGGTCAGGCCTTCGATCGCACCGTTGCGCAGCATCCCGATGGCGAAGCCCTGGTGGTGCGCCACCAACAGCGCCGCTACACCTGGCGGCAACTGGCCGAGACCGTTGACCTGCACGCCCGCGCGTTCCTGGCCCTGGGCATGCAAACCGGCGACCGCCTGGGCATCTGGGCGCCCAATTGCGCCGAATGGTGTATCAGCCAAATCGCCAGCGCCAAGCTCGGGGTGATCCTGGTCAATATCAACCCGGCCTATCGCAGCAGTGAGTTGGAATACGTGCTCAAGCAATCCGGTTGCCAGTGGCTGGTGTGCGCCGGGTCATTCAAGACGTCCGATTACCATGCCATGGTGCAGGCGCTGAAGCCCGACCTGCGTGGCGTCATCAGCCTTGACCCCAGCCCGCCCCCGGGTTTCCTGCCCTGGTCGCAGTTGGCGGCACTCGGGGCGGGAGTCGCGCCGGAACAGGTGCGCAGCCGTCAAGCCAGCCTGAGCTTTGATCAAGCCGTCAATATCCAGTACACCTCCGGCACTACCGGCTTCCCCAAGGGAGCCACCCTCAGTCACCACAACATCCTCAACAACGGCTACATGGTCGGCGAAAGCCTGGGCCTCACCGCGCAGGATCGCCTGGTGATCCCGGTGCCGCTGTACCACTGCTTTGGCATGGTGATGGGCAACCTGGGCTGTATCACCCATGGCACCACCATGATCTACCCCAATGACGGCTTCGATCCGCTGCTGACGCTCACCGCCGTCGCCGAAGAGCGCGCCACTGGCCTGTACGGCGTGCCCACCATGTTTATCGCCATGCTCGATCATCCGCGCCGGGGCGAGTTGGAGCTGTCGTCCCTGCGTACCGGCATCATGGCCGGCGCCACGTGCCCCATTGAAGTGATGCGCCGGGTCATCGGCGAATTGCATATGGGCGAGGTGCAGATTGCCTACGGCATGACCGAAACCAGCCCGGTGTCGTTGCAGACCGGCGCCGATGATGACCTGGAGCGTCGGGTCACCACGGTGGGGCGTACCCAGCCACACCTCGAACACAAGATCATCGACATCGACGGTAACACCGTGGCGCGCGGCGAGACGGGCGAGCTGTGTACCCGTGGCTACAGCGTGATGCTCGGCTACTGGAACAACCCGGAAGGTACCCGCGAGGCCATCGACGACGCGGGCTGGATGCACACCGGCGACCTGGCGACCATGGACGCGCACGGCTACGTATGCATCGCCGGGCGCAACAAAGACATGATCATTCGCGGTGGCGAGAACGTGTACTCGCGGGAGCTGGAAGAGTTTTTCTTTACCCATCCGGCGGTGGCCGACGTGCAGGTTATTGGTGTTCCGGATGAGCGTTATGGCGAAGAGATTGTGGCCTGGGTCAAGTTTCACCCTGGGCACGTGGTCAGCGCGCTGGAGTTGCACACCTGGTGCAAGGGGCGCATCGCGCACTTCAAGACGCCCAAGCATTTCAAGTTCGTGGACGAATTTCCGATGACCGTCACGGGCAAGGTCCAGAAATTCCGCATGCGCGAGATCAGTATCGAGGAGTTGGCGTCGCGCAACGACTGA
- a CDS encoding isovaleryl-CoA dehydrogenase — translation MSYPSLNFALGETIDMLRDQVQSFVAKEIAPRAAQIDIDNLFPADLWRKFGDMGLLGITVPEAYGGAGLGYLAHVVAMEEISRGSASVALSYGAHSNLCVNQINRNGNHEQKLKYLPQLISGEHVGALAMSEPNAGSDVVSMKLRADKRGDRYVLNGSKTWITNGPDANTYVIYAKTDLEKGPHGITAFIVERDWKGFSRSNKFDKLGMRGSNTCELFFDDVEVPEDNILGALNGGVKVLMSGLDYERVVLSGGPTGIMQACMDLIVPYIHDRKQFGQSIGEFQLIQGKVADMYTQLNASRAYLYAVAQACERGETTRKDAAGVILYSAERATQMALDAIQILGGNGYINEFPAGRLLRDAKLYEIGAGTSEIRRMLIGRELFNETR, via the coding sequence ATGAGTTATCCCTCCCTGAACTTCGCCCTCGGTGAAACCATCGACATGTTGCGCGACCAGGTGCAGTCCTTCGTGGCCAAGGAGATCGCCCCTCGCGCGGCACAGATCGACATCGACAACCTGTTTCCCGCCGACCTGTGGCGCAAGTTTGGCGACATGGGCCTGCTGGGCATCACGGTGCCGGAAGCGTACGGCGGTGCCGGCCTGGGTTACCTGGCCCACGTGGTGGCCATGGAAGAAATCAGCCGCGGTTCGGCGTCGGTGGCGCTGTCCTACGGCGCCCACTCCAACCTCTGCGTCAATCAGATCAACCGCAACGGCAACCATGAGCAGAAGCTCAAGTACCTGCCTCAACTGATCAGCGGCGAACATGTGGGCGCCCTGGCCATGAGCGAGCCGAATGCCGGCTCCGATGTGGTCTCGATGAAGCTGCGCGCCGACAAGCGTGGCGACCGCTACGTGCTCAACGGCAGCAAGACCTGGATCACCAACGGCCCTGACGCCAACACCTATGTGATCTACGCCAAGACCGACCTGGAAAAGGGCCCCCACGGCATCACCGCCTTCATCGTCGAGCGTGACTGGAAAGGCTTCAGCCGCAGCAACAAGTTCGACAAACTGGGCATGCGCGGCTCCAACACCTGCGAGCTGTTTTTCGATGATGTGGAAGTCCCCGAAGACAATATCCTCGGTGCCCTCAACGGCGGTGTGAAAGTGCTGATGAGCGGCCTGGACTACGAACGCGTGGTGCTCTCCGGTGGCCCGACCGGGATCATGCAGGCGTGCATGGACCTGATCGTGCCCTACATCCACGACCGCAAGCAGTTCGGCCAGAGCATCGGCGAATTCCAGCTGATCCAGGGCAAGGTCGCCGACATGTACACCCAACTCAATGCCAGCCGCGCCTACCTCTACGCAGTGGCGCAAGCCTGCGAGCGTGGCGAAACCACGCGCAAGGATGCGGCCGGGGTGATCCTCTACAGCGCCGAACGCGCGACGCAGATGGCCCTCGATGCCATCCAGATCCTCGGCGGCAACGGCTATATCAACGAATTCCCTGCCGGACGCCTGCTGCGTGACGCCAAGCTGTATGAAATCGGGGCCGGCACCAGTGAGATTCGGCGGATGCTGATCGGTCGCGAACTCTTCAACGAAACCCGCTGA
- a CDS encoding carboxyl transferase domain-containing protein, whose amino-acid sequence MATLHTQLNPRSAEFIANDAAMRQQVDALHTLLAHVQQGGGAKAQERHTSRGKLLPRERINRLLDPGSPFLELSQLAAHQVYGEDVPAAGVIAGIGRVEGVECMIVANDATVKGGSYYPLTVKKHLRAQTIAEQNRLPCIYLVDSGGANLPRQDEVFPDREHFGRIFFNQANMSAQGIPQIAVVMGSCTAGGAYVPAMADEAIMVRQQATIFLAGPPLVKAATGEVVSAEDLGGADVHCKISGVADHYADSDEHALALARRSVAHLNWHKQGQLLQRTPVAPLYSSEELYGVIPADAKQPFDVHEVIARLVDGSVFDEFKALFGTTLVCGFAHLHGYPIAILANNGILFAEAAQKGAHFIELACQRGIPLLFLQNITGFMVGQKYEAGGIAKHGAKLVTAVACAKVPKFTVIIGGSFGAGNYGMCGRAYDPRFLWMWPNARIGVMGAEQAAGVLVQVKREQAERAGVAFSAEEEAAIKQPILDQYETQGHPYYSSARLWDDGVIDPMQTRDVLALALSAALNAPIEPSRFGVFRM is encoded by the coding sequence ATGGCCACCTTGCACACCCAGCTCAACCCGCGCTCGGCGGAGTTCATCGCCAATGACGCAGCGATGCGCCAACAGGTCGACGCCCTGCACACCCTGCTCGCCCACGTGCAGCAGGGTGGCGGCGCCAAGGCCCAGGAGCGCCACACTTCACGCGGCAAACTGTTGCCGCGCGAGCGCATCAACCGCTTGCTCGACCCAGGCTCACCGTTCCTTGAACTCAGCCAACTGGCCGCCCACCAGGTGTATGGCGAAGACGTGCCTGCCGCCGGCGTGATTGCCGGGATAGGCCGGGTCGAAGGGGTTGAATGCATGATCGTCGCCAACGATGCCACGGTGAAGGGCGGCTCCTACTACCCGCTGACCGTGAAGAAACACCTGCGCGCCCAAACCATCGCCGAGCAGAATCGCCTGCCGTGCATCTACCTGGTGGACTCAGGTGGCGCCAACCTGCCGCGCCAGGATGAAGTGTTTCCCGACCGTGAGCACTTCGGGCGGATCTTCTTCAACCAGGCGAACATGAGTGCCCAGGGCATCCCGCAGATCGCCGTGGTGATGGGTTCGTGCACCGCCGGCGGCGCCTACGTGCCGGCGATGGCCGACGAAGCGATCATGGTGCGCCAGCAGGCCACCATCTTCCTCGCCGGCCCGCCGCTGGTGAAGGCGGCGACCGGTGAAGTGGTCAGCGCTGAAGACCTCGGCGGTGCCGATGTGCACTGCAAGATTTCTGGCGTAGCCGACCACTATGCCGACAGCGACGAGCACGCCCTGGCCCTGGCCCGCCGCAGCGTCGCCCACCTCAATTGGCACAAGCAGGGCCAGTTGCTGCAACGCACGCCGGTAGCGCCGTTGTATAGCAGCGAGGAGCTCTATGGCGTGATCCCGGCCGATGCCAAGCAACCGTTCGATGTGCACGAAGTGATCGCACGGCTGGTGGACGGCTCGGTGTTCGATGAATTCAAGGCCCTGTTCGGCACCACCCTGGTGTGCGGTTTTGCCCACTTGCACGGCTATCCGATTGCGATCCTGGCCAACAACGGGATTTTGTTTGCGGAAGCCGCGCAAAAAGGCGCGCACTTTATCGAGCTGGCCTGCCAGCGCGGGATTCCGCTGCTGTTCTTGCAGAACATCACCGGCTTTATGGTCGGCCAGAAATACGAGGCCGGCGGTATCGCCAAGCATGGCGCCAAGCTGGTCACCGCCGTGGCCTGCGCCAAGGTGCCGAAATTCACGGTGATCATCGGCGGCAGCTTTGGTGCCGGTAACTATGGGATGTGCGGCCGCGCCTACGACCCGCGCTTTTTATGGATGTGGCCGAACGCGCGCATCGGTGTGATGGGTGCCGAGCAGGCCGCAGGGGTGCTGGTGCAGGTCAAGCGTGAACAGGCCGAACGTGCAGGGGTTGCGTTCAGTGCCGAAGAAGAAGCGGCGATCAAGCAGCCGATCCTCGACCAGTATGAAACCCAGGGCCATCCCTACTACTCCAGCGCGCGCTTGTGGGACGACGGCGTCATCGACCCGATGCAGACCCGCGACGTGCTGGCCCTGGCGCTGTCTGCCGCGCTGAATGCCCCCATCGAGCCGAGCCGCTTCGGCGTGTTCCGCATGTAA